Below is a genomic region from Tepidiforma bonchosmolovskayae.
CACCTACCAGGGCCGCCTCACCGACGGCGGCAGCCCCGCCAACGGCGCCTACGACCTCCGCTTCATCCTCTACGACGCCGAATCCGGCGGCGCCCAGGTCGGCGCCACCGTCACGAAAGACGACGTGCCCGTCGCCAACGGCCTCTTCACCGTCGACCTCGATTTCGGCGCCAACGCCTTCCGCGGCGACGCCCGCTGGATGGAGATCGCCGTCCGGCCCGGCACCTCGACCGGCACCTACACGGTCCTCTCGCCGCGGCAGCCGGTCAGCCCGGCGCCCTACGCCCTCTTCGCTGCGGCCGCCGGCAGCCTCAAGGTCCCCCTCACGGTCACCGGCACCTCCGCAGGCGTCCCGTTCACCACCGAGAACCTCGGCCTGGTCACCGTCAACCAGCAGGGCACCGGCATCGCGGTTGCCGGGCTCCGCACCACGACCGACTCCGCGGTCTACCCCGCCGTCTACGGCTACAACGCGGGCGGCGGCGCCGCCATCCAGGGCGAAACGACCGCAACCAACGGCATCGGCGTGCAGGCCTTCGCCACCCAGGGCACTGCCGGCAGTTTCGTCGGCCCCACCGCCATCGACCTCGATGGCGCCATCAAAGTCTCCGGAAGCGCCCCCGCCGCGTTCGTCCACACCGTCCGCACGACGGGCGGAGGCAAGAACACGTGCGCCGGCTCCGATAAGGTGACCGTCCTCGACCACCCGCTCCTGAATGAAAAGCCAGACGCCATCGTGTTCGTCACGCCCCGCGCCGACGCCCCTGGCGGGACCACCGGCCCGACGCAAATCGGCGTGAGCTACCGCGCAACTGAGTCCGCCCCGTGCACAGGCGTCTCAAACAGGTGGGTTATCTACACGACCGGCACCGACTTCGTTGACGGCGCCACCTTCAACGTCCTGGTTATCAGCAAGTGAACGTCCGCCGCACGCTCGCCCTCGTCGCTGCCGCCTGCGCCGGCCTCGCAACCCTCGCAGCCGTCCTCGCGCAGGTCTCCTCCGGCTCCTACGAACTCTGGTGGCGCACGACCTCCGGCGGCGGCCGCTCGGCCGGCGGCTCTTACGAGCTCCGGGCCGCCATCGGCCAGCCCTTCGCCGGCAGCTCGACCGGCGGGAGCTTCACCGTGGCGTCCGGGTTCCTCGGCGGCGGCGGCCAGGACAAGTACTACCGCTACCTGCCGCTCCTCGCGACCGACGGCACCAACTGACCCCTTCCGCCGTCGCGATGCCCGGGGCCGCAGCCAGTGGGAGAGGCTGCGGCCCCGGCCGTTTCAGTCAGTGACGTCCCATCCCGGGCTGGACGCTGCGCCGGCGGTCCCCGTCAGGAGTTCCGCTCCGCCGGCCACGAAATCACCGACGAGTACCGCCGCACCACCGGCGGCCGCGCCAGCCCCTCTCCGGCCCCGCAGTGGCGGGCCACCAGCTCCCTGAACCGTGCCAGCTTCTCCTCGTACCCCTCCGTGCCCGGCCGCACGTGGTACATCCACGCATACTCCGCGGCGACGTCATCGAGCGGCCGCGGCTCCTGCGGCTGCGGCGGAAGCGGCTCCACCCGGACACGCCGGCCCATCGCCAGCAGCACCGCGAGTAGCTCCCGCAGCGCTGGCAGCTCCCGGAACTCGCTGCCCCACAGCTCGTGCCAGATCGCCGGCACGGGCGTGCTCGGCGCACGATCGAACACCACCACCGCGCAGGTCCGCCGCGCGTGCCGCTCCATCGCCGCGATGAACCCCCCGACATCCTCGATCGCGTAGAGCACGTTCGCCGCCAGCGCGACGTCGCCCTCCGGCGCTGCGGCACCAGGGTCCGGCGGCCACGCCATGTCCACGATCTCGATGTTCGTCCGCCCCGCCTCCTGCGCTGCCCCGGCCAGCTGCTCCCGCATCGACGGCGACGGCTCGATCGCTATGACCCGGGCAACATGCTCCGCGAGCGGGACCGCGAACCGCCCGCCGCCCGCGCCGATATCGAGCCAGGTGTCGCCCGGCTCAGCCAGCGCAAGGAGCGCGCCCAGTTCTGGAACCGGCATCCGCCCCGGGCGGAACGCCGCGGCGCGGGCGGCCCAGTAGTCCTGCCCCGGCCGCGGCGGGCCCTCGATCGAGTGGATGTACGCCCGGTTGGCAGCCACCTGCGCGGCGTACGCTGCCAGCGCCTTCTCCGGCGTCGGCCTGAGCGTCA
It encodes:
- a CDS encoding DUF7452 domain-containing protein, coding for MARNRILTLAAAALGLAALVPIATAIGDDAPGGSRVESATALTTTFTYQGRLTDGGSPANGAYDLRFILYDAESGGAQVGATVTKDDVPVANGLFTVDLDFGANAFRGDARWMEIAVRPGTSTGTYTVLSPRQPVSPAPYALFAAAAGSLKVPLTVTGTSAGVPFTTENLGLVTVNQQGTGIAVAGLRTTTDSAVYPAVYGYNAGGGAAIQGETTATNGIGVQAFATQGTAGSFVGPTAIDLDGAIKVSGSAPAAFVHTVRTTGGGKNTCAGSDKVTVLDHPLLNEKPDAIVFVTPRADAPGGTTGPTQIGVSYRATESAPCTGVSNRWVIYTTGTDFVDGATFNVLVISK
- a CDS encoding class I SAM-dependent methyltransferase encodes the protein MVTLRPTPEKALAAYAAQVAANRAYIHSIEGPPRPGQDYWAARAAAFRPGRMPVPELGALLALAEPGDTWLDIGAGGGRFAVPLAEHVARVIAIEPSPSMREQLAGAAQEAGRTNIEIVDMAWPPDPGAAAPEGDVALAANVLYAIEDVGGFIAAMERHARRTCAVVVFDRAPSTPVPAIWHELWGSEFRELPALRELLAVLLAMGRRVRVEPLPPQPQEPRPLDDVAAEYAWMYHVRPGTEGYEEKLARFRELVARHCGAGEGLARPPVVRRYSSVISWPAERNS